A region from the Fusarium graminearum PH-1 chromosome 4, whole genome shotgun sequence genome encodes:
- a CDS encoding carboxypeptidase Y precursor, translated as MRLSTSALVLGAASSAMGLEQQILGGDSKPLIDLDVNAWTKPLEKFFGEISSEAKAVWDEVTLLAPDAVEAFKKQVLTEPKKVNRRPDSHWDHVVKGADVQSLWTEKNGEKHREVGGKLENYNLRAKKVDPSKLGVDKVKQYSGYLDDEEEDKHLFYWFFESRNDPKNDPVVLWLNGGPGCSSLTGLFLELGPASVNKKIEIVNNPESWNNNASVIFLDQPVNVGYSYSGGSVSNTVAAGKDIYALLTLFFHQFPEYAKQDFHIAGESYAGHYIPVFANEILSHDDRNINLKSVLIGNGLTDGYTQYAYYRPMACGDGGYPSVLSESECQSMDNALPRCQSLIKGCYESGSAWSCVPASIYCNNAMMGPYQRTGQNVYDIRGKCEDGNNLCYSGLGYIADYLNREEVKEALGAEVSSYDSCNMDINRNFLFAGDWMQPYHQLVPNVLDKIPVLIYAGDADFICNWLGNQAWTDKLQWSGQKDFSHADLKPLKHAGKEYGKVKSSGNFTFMQIYGAGHMVPMDQPEASSDFFNRWLSGEWF; from the exons ATGCGTTTGTCAACTTCTGCCCTCGTGCTGGGCGCTGCCTCTTCGGCCATGGGCCTGGAGCAGCAGATCCTTGGCGGCGACTCAAAGCCTCTCATCGACCTTGACGTGAACGCGTGGACCAAGCCCCTCGAGAAGTTCTTCGGAGAGATCTCAtcagaggccaaggctgtcTGGGACGAAGTCACACTTCTTGCCCCCGACGCTGTCGAGGCTTTCAAGAAGCAGGTCCTCActgagcccaagaaggtcaaccGCCGACCCGACTCTCACTGGGACCACGTCGTCAAGGGTGCCGACGTTCAGTCCCTGTGGACCGAGAAGAACGGCGAGAAGCACCGCGAAGTCGGCGGCAAGCTCGAGAACTACAACCTCCGCGCCAAGAAGGTCGACCCTTCTAAGCTCGGtgttgacaaggtcaagcagtACAGTGGTTaccttgacgatgaggaggaagacaagcATCTCTTCTACT GGTTCTTCGAGTCCCGCAACGACCCCAAGAACGATCCCGTAGTCCTTTGGCTCAACGGTGGCCCCGgctgctcttccttgacCGGTctcttccttgagcttggcccTGCTTccgtcaacaagaagattgagatcgtcaacaaccctgAGTCTTGGAACAACAACGCTTCcgtcatcttcctcgacCAGCCTGTCAACGTTGGCTACTCGTACAGTGGTGGTTCTGTCAGCAACACTGTCGCTGCCGGCAAGGATATTTATGCCCTtctcaccctcttcttccaccagtTCCCTGAGTACGCCAAGCAGGACTTCCACATTGCTGGAGAGTCTTACGCTGGTCACTATATCCCCGTCTTTGCCAACGAGATCCTCTCTCACGATGACCGcaacatcaacctcaagagtGTTCTCATTGGTAACGGTCTTACCGATGGCTACACCCAGTACGCCTACTACCGCCCCATGGCCTGCGGTGATGGTGGTTACCCCTCCGTGCTGAGCGAGAGCGAGTGCCAGTCCATGGACAATGCCCTTCCTCGATGCCAGTCTTTGATCAAGGGCTGCTACGAGTCTGGCAGTGCCTGGTCTTGCGTTCCTGCCAGCATTTACTGCAACAACGCCATGATGGGTCCTTACCAGCGCACTGGCCAGAACGTTTACGACATTCGAGGCAAGTGTGAGGATGGCAACAACCTCTGCTACTCTGGCCTCGGCTACATCGCCGATTACCTGAACCGcgaagaagtcaaggagGCCCTCGGTGCCGAGGTCAGCAGCTACGACAGCTGCAACATGGACATCAACCGAAACTTCCTCTTCGCTGGTGACTGGATGCAGCCTTACCACCAGCTCGTCCCCAACGTTTTGGACAAGATCCCCGTTCTTATCTACGCTGGCGATGCTGACTTCATCTGCAACTGGCTCGGAAACCAGGCCTGGACCGATAAGCTTCAGTGGTCTGGCCAGAAGGACTTCAGCCACGCCGACCTCAAGCCCCTTAAGCACGCCGGCAAGGAGTACGGTAAGGTCAAGTCCAGCGGCAACTTTACCTTTATGCAGATCTACGGTGCTGGCCACATGGTTCCCATGGATCAGCCTGAGGCTTCTTCTGACTTCTTCAACCGCTGGCTCAGTGGTGAGTGGTTCTAA
- a CDS encoding molybdenum cofactor biosynthesis protein 1 A yields the protein MSTRILSSRVSALGLTSGRRASMRPLAFTSRTVATATVVVAPQERPRDPSSSTPEIDLLQPQRRRIKDPKPFSDFLTDNFNRQHDYLRISVAERCNLRCVYCMPEEGVPLSPDRELLTTPEIVLLSSVFVSQGVSKIRLTGGEPTVRRDILPLMRQIGELRQHGLKELCITTNGISLHRKLGSMVESGLTGVNLSLDTLDPWQFQIMTRRKGYDAVQKSIDRILEMNRLGAGIKLKINCVVMRGVNDREVLPFVDMTQEKDIEVRFIEYMPFDGNKWSKNKMFSYQEMLDLIRTKYPTLQKVQDHKNDTSKTWHVPGFAGRIGFITSMTHNFCGSCNRLRITGDGNLKVCLFGNAEVSLRDILRKSNSGEPVDEQAFEAMKQIEMARRRDLLTSDRTPLGLAPNEMELLEVIGAAVKRKKAKHAGIGELEHMKNRPMILIDSTSQSPSSCNMPPRVQSLLRNGHFFTHGPSSFSQQRLFSQTRHAKSQDDSNKAKLTHVSSSGEARMVSISEKTVTSRIAKAACTVRFSNGTAIGLIRDNQMKKGDVLGVARIAGIMASKRTPDLIPLCHPIALSKATVDLDVRGDDRIEIAATVTCDGKTGVEMEALTAASTAALTVYDMCKAVDKGIVIEGLRVVLKDGGKSGRWEME from the exons TTTTAAGCTCAAGAGTTTCAGCCTTAGGGCTGACCTCTGGGAGAAGAGCTTCTATGCGTCCACTTGCTTTTACCTCAAGGACCGTTGCAACCGCAACAGTAGTCGTTGCGCCTCAAGAAAGACCCCGCgatccttcatcttcaacaccagaAATTGATCTCTTGCAACCTCAACGCCGGCGCATCAAAGACCCAAAACCTTTCTCTGATTTCCTCACCGATAATTTCAACCGGCAGCATGACTATCTGCGCATTTCCGTCGCAGAGCGATGCAACCTGCGATGCGTATACTGCATGCCCGAAGAAGGGGTGCCTTTGTCGCCAGATCGAGAACTCTTGACAACACCCGAGATTGTCCTCTTGTCCTCCGTTTTCGTGTCGCAAGGCGTCTCAAAGATTAGGTTGACCGGAGGAGAACCGACCGTGCGCCGAGATATCCTTCCTCTGATGCGTCAGATCGGAGAGCTACGACAGCATGGACTCAAAGAGCTTTGCATCACAACCAATGGCATCTCACTACACCGGAAATTGGGCAGTATGGTCGAGAGTGGATTGACAGGTGTTAACCTGAGTCTCGACACCCTGGATCCATGGCAGTTCCAGatcatgacaagaaggaagggcTACGATGCAGTGCAAAAAAGTATTGATCGAATTCTTGAGATGAACAGGCTCGGTGCTGGCATCAAACTCAAGATTAACTGCGTAGTCATGAGGGGCGTCAATGACAGAGAAGTCCTTCCCTTTGTGGACATGACACAAGAAAAGGATATCGAAGTACGTTTCATCGAGTACATGCCATTCGACGGCAACAAGTGGAGTAAAAACAAAATGTTCAGCTATCAAGAAATGCTGGACCTCATCAGAACAAAGTACCCTACTCTTCAAAAGGTACAAGATCACAAGAACGACACGAGTAAGACATGGCATGTTCCAGGCTTTGCCGGAAGGATAGGGTTCATCACGAGTATGACACACAACTTCTGCGGGAGCTGCAATCGTCTTCGGATTACAGGCGACGGAAATCTCAAGGTGTGCCTGTTTGGCAACGCTGAGGTGTCTCTACGGGATATCCTACGCAAGTCAAACAGCGGCGAACCCGTCGACGAGCAAGCTTTCGAAGCGATGAAGCAGATCGAGATGGCTCGGCGGAGGGATCTCCTGACGTCTGATCGAACTCCTCTCGGTCTGGCACCCAACGAGATGGAACTGCTGGAAGTTATCGGTGCAGCCgtcaagaggaagaaggcgaaaCATGCTGGAATTGGCGAGCTGGAACACATGAAGAACAGGCCCATGATCTTGATAG ATTCCACTAGCCAATCCCCATCATCTTGCAACATGCCTCCCCGAGTGCAGTCTCTTCTCCGCAACGGCCACTTCTTTACTCATGGTCCGTCGTCATTTTCGCAGCAGAGACTCTTCTCGCAGACCCGCCATGccaaaagtcaagatgacAGCAACAAGGCAAAGCTGACCCACGTTTCGTCATCTGGAGAGGCACGAATGGTTTCCATATCAGAAAAGACAGTGACATCACGCATTGCCAAAGCTGCGTGTACTGTCCGGTTCTCCAACGGTACGGCAATCGGTCTCATCAGGGACAatcagatgaagaagggcgaTGTTCTGGGGGTCGCGCGGATCGCGGGCATCATGGCATCGAAGCGGACGCCAGACCTGATCCCACTATGCCATCCGATAGCGCTCTCCAAGGCGACGGTTGATCTCGACGTCAGGGGTGACGACAGAATTGAGATCGCTGCTACGGTCACGTGCGATGGGAAGACTGGcgtggagatggaggcgCTGACAGCGGCGTCTACAGCGGCTCTGACAGTCTACGATATGTGCAAGGCAGTGGATAAGGGCATAGTCATTGAGGGGTTGAGGGTTGTTCTAAAGGATGGCGGTAAGAGTGGAAGATGGGAGATGGAGTGA